The Pseudomonas sp. R4-35-07 genome contains a region encoding:
- the mprF gene encoding bifunctional lysylphosphatidylglycerol flippase/synthetase MprF produces MRANSSEPHDTVTAEQPIAPTRLRWLDLLSKYRQPIGLAVTLLLFAIALIACRHLLLELDLYALHDSILEVPKPALLGAFAAAVAGFIILLGYEFSGARYAGVKLPAKTLALGGFTAFAIGNAIGLSMLSGGSVRYRLYARHGIGASEVAHMTVFASLALGCALPPLAALATLSNLPAASTYLHLPQSLLGGVAGAVLLLSAMLCIGIYRRRLPEQPYPDNLLVKAGRRTLRLPGRRLTFLQLVITALDVAAAAAVLYMLLPEAPPFGPFLLVYLLALAAGVLSHVPGGVGVFEAILLAAFADTLGAAPLAAALLLYRMIYVVLPLLIACIFLLINEAQRLFQTQQSLRVASGLAAPVLAVLVFLSGVVLLFSGATPEIDSRLENIGFLIPHRLIDASHFGASLIGVLCLLLAQGLRRRLSAAWMLTMVLLLVGALLSLLKGFDWEEASLMTMTAVLLAIFRRSFYRASRLTELPFSPLYLVASVCVLGASIWLLLFAYQDVPYSHQLWWQFTLDANAPRGLRSLLGAAVLLVIVSLTWLLRTARPVIHLPTPDELERASKILMASSQPDGGLALTGDKALLFHPNDEAFLMYARRGRSLVALYDPIGPTQPRAEMIWQFRDLCDIHHARPVFYQVRAENLPYYMDIGLTAIKLGEEARVDLKRFDLEAKGKEMKDLRYTWNRGTRDGLSLEICEPGTAPMDELKVISDAWLTGKNVREKGFSLGRFSDDYLKHFRIAIIRFEGRPVAFANLLETYNHDLASLDLMRAHPDAPKLTMEFMMVGLIQHYKNHGYARFSLGMVPLSGLQPRRGAPLTQRLGSMVFRRGEQLYNFQGLRRFKDKFQPDWEPRYMAVPAGLDPLVALADTAALIAGGLTGLVKR; encoded by the coding sequence ATGCGCGCCAACTCGTCTGAACCACACGACACTGTCACAGCGGAACAACCGATCGCTCCCACTCGTTTGCGTTGGCTGGATCTGTTGAGCAAATACCGTCAGCCCATCGGCCTGGCCGTTACGTTGCTGCTGTTTGCAATTGCCCTGATCGCCTGCCGACACCTGTTGTTGGAACTCGACCTCTACGCGCTCCACGACTCGATCCTGGAGGTGCCTAAACCGGCCTTGCTCGGCGCGTTCGCGGCAGCGGTGGCCGGCTTCATCATTCTGTTGGGCTATGAATTTTCCGGCGCACGTTACGCCGGCGTGAAACTGCCGGCCAAGACCCTGGCCCTGGGCGGCTTCACTGCCTTTGCCATCGGCAACGCCATTGGCCTGTCGATGCTCTCGGGCGGCTCGGTGCGCTACCGTTTATATGCACGCCACGGCATTGGTGCGTCGGAAGTCGCCCACATGACCGTGTTCGCCAGCCTGGCGCTGGGCTGCGCGCTGCCGCCACTGGCCGCGTTGGCCACGCTGAGCAACCTGCCGGCGGCATCGACCTACCTGCATTTACCGCAGAGCCTGCTGGGCGGTGTCGCCGGTGCGGTGCTGCTGTTGTCGGCCATGCTGTGCATCGGTATCTATCGCCGTCGCCTGCCGGAACAACCCTACCCGGATAACCTGCTGGTCAAGGCCGGGCGCCGCACCCTGCGCCTGCCTGGCCGTCGCCTGACGTTCCTGCAATTGGTCATCACCGCGCTGGACGTCGCCGCCGCAGCCGCTGTCCTTTATATGCTGCTGCCCGAAGCACCGCCCTTCGGCCCGTTCCTGTTGGTGTACCTGCTGGCCCTGGCCGCCGGCGTGCTCAGCCATGTACCGGGAGGCGTAGGGGTTTTCGAAGCGATCCTGCTGGCGGCCTTCGCCGACACACTCGGCGCTGCGCCACTGGCTGCGGCCCTGCTCTTATACCGGATGATCTACGTGGTGTTGCCGCTGTTGATCGCCTGTATCTTCCTGCTGATCAACGAGGCCCAGCGCCTGTTCCAGACTCAGCAGAGCCTGCGCGTCGCATCCGGCCTTGCGGCACCGGTGCTGGCCGTACTGGTTTTTTTGTCCGGCGTGGTCCTGCTGTTTTCCGGCGCCACGCCGGAGATCGATTCACGCCTGGAAAACATCGGCTTCCTGATTCCCCACCGCCTGATTGACGCGTCGCACTTCGGTGCCAGCCTGATCGGCGTGCTGTGCCTATTGCTGGCCCAAGGCCTGCGTCGACGTTTGTCAGCCGCCTGGATGCTGACCATGGTGCTGCTGCTGGTCGGCGCCCTGCTCTCACTGCTCAAGGGCTTCGACTGGGAAGAAGCCAGCCTGATGACCATGACCGCCGTGCTGCTGGCGATCTTCCGGCGCTCGTTCTACCGCGCCAGCCGCTTGACCGAACTGCCCTTCTCGCCGCTGTACCTGGTGGCCAGCGTCTGCGTGTTGGGCGCGTCGATCTGGCTGTTGCTGTTTGCCTATCAAGATGTGCCTTACAGCCATCAACTCTGGTGGCAGTTCACCCTCGATGCCAACGCCCCGCGTGGCTTGCGTTCCTTGCTGGGTGCCGCCGTATTGCTGGTGATCGTGTCGCTGACCTGGCTGCTGCGTACCGCGCGCCCAGTGATCCACCTGCCGACCCCGGATGAACTGGAGCGCGCCAGCAAAATCTTGATGGCCTCCTCCCAACCCGACGGCGGCCTGGCGCTGACCGGCGACAAGGCGTTGCTGTTCCACCCCAACGATGAAGCCTTCCTGATGTACGCCCGTCGCGGGCGCAGCCTGGTGGCGCTGTATGATCCAATCGGCCCGACTCAACCGCGCGCCGAGATGATCTGGCAGTTCCGCGACCTGTGCGACATTCACCACGCACGGCCGGTGTTCTATCAGGTACGCGCCGAGAACCTGCCGTACTACATGGATATCGGCCTCACTGCGATCAAGCTGGGCGAAGAAGCCCGCGTCGACCTGAAACGCTTTGACCTGGAAGCCAAGGGCAAAGAGATGAAGGATTTGCGCTACACCTGGAACCGTGGCACCCGGGACGGCCTGTCCCTGGAGATCTGCGAGCCGGGCACGGCGCCGATGGATGAATTAAAAGTTATCTCGGACGCCTGGCTAACCGGTAAGAATGTGCGTGAAAAAGGTTTCTCCCTGGGCCGCTTCAGCGACGACTACCTCAAGCACTTTCGGATCGCGATCATTCGCTTCGAAGGGCGCCCGGTGGCCTTCGCCAACCTGCTCGAGACGTACAACCATGACCTGGCCAGTCTCGACCTGATGCGCGCCCACCCGGACGCGCCGAAGCTGACCATGGAGTTCATGATGGTCGGCCTGATTCAACATTATAAGAACCACGGCTACGCCCGCTTCAGCCTCGGCATGGTGCCGTTGTCGGGCCTGCAACCACGGCGTGGCGCGCCACTGACCCAACGCTTGGGCTCGATGGTGTTCCGCCGTGGCGAGCAACTGTATAACTTCCAAGGTTTGCGCCGCTTCAAAGACAAGTTCCAGCCTGACTGGGAACCCCGTTACATGGCCGTGCCCGCAGGACTTGATCCGCTGGTGGCACTGGCCGATACCGCCGCCCTGATCGCGGGCGGCTTGACTGGATTGGTGAAACGCTGA
- a CDS encoding virulence factor family protein — protein MIRRSWRYVLAFVVLLALILGGGYWYWNRPAPQPTLEQLPQADGSTMTRVTPASTAKARVAVAVMADETLTDSQLIALSQGGSAQIVQVVLPKDDCALQEKALQSALGQLKGPATLVSGIGPGAALAWRWLATQTDDKANAISVGFALKQEGCNDPLPKTAAHGNWLVAWNDNPDDESASFVRDTPRATTSISDYDIHYPQVLNNELRKQLVGSDNGGLAIPVVEVPAGQAKDTVTLFLSGDGGWRDLDRDVAGEMAKIGYPVVGIDTLRYYWQHKTPEQSAKDLTELMQHYRQKWGTKRFVLTGYSFGADVLPAIYNRMPANEQQRVDAIILLAFARTGSFEIEVEGWLGNAGKEAATGPEMAKLPADKVVCIYGAEEVDESGCTDKTAVGEAIKLPGGHHFDENYPALAKRLVDIIVKHQAKAE, from the coding sequence ATGATTCGACGCTCCTGGCGGTATGTATTGGCCTTTGTTGTGCTGCTCGCGCTGATCCTGGGCGGCGGCTATTGGTACTGGAACCGCCCTGCCCCACAGCCAACCCTGGAGCAGTTGCCCCAGGCCGACGGTTCGACGATGACCCGCGTGACCCCGGCGAGCACCGCCAAAGCCCGCGTGGCGGTGGCCGTGATGGCCGACGAAACCCTCACCGACAGCCAGCTGATCGCCCTGAGCCAGGGCGGCTCGGCGCAGATCGTGCAAGTGGTGCTGCCTAAAGATGACTGCGCCCTGCAGGAGAAGGCGCTGCAAAGCGCCCTGGGCCAACTCAAAGGCCCGGCGACCCTGGTCAGCGGCATCGGCCCTGGCGCGGCGCTCGCCTGGCGCTGGCTGGCCACACAGACCGACGACAAGGCCAACGCCATCTCCGTCGGCTTCGCCCTGAAACAGGAAGGCTGCAACGACCCGCTGCCGAAAACCGCCGCCCATGGCAACTGGCTGGTGGCATGGAACGACAACCCTGACGATGAAAGCGCCAGTTTCGTACGCGACACACCGCGTGCCACTACCAGCATCAGCGACTACGACATTCATTACCCGCAAGTGCTGAACAACGAGCTGCGCAAGCAACTGGTAGGTTCGGACAACGGCGGCCTGGCGATTCCGGTGGTGGAAGTGCCGGCAGGCCAGGCCAAGGACACCGTAACCCTGTTCCTCTCCGGTGACGGCGGCTGGCGTGACCTAGACCGCGACGTGGCCGGCGAGATGGCGAAGATCGGCTACCCGGTGGTCGGCATCGACACCCTGCGCTACTACTGGCAGCACAAGACCCCGGAACAAAGCGCCAAGGACCTTACCGAGCTGATGCAGCACTACCGGCAGAAATGGGGCACCAAGCGCTTCGTGCTGACCGGTTATTCGTTTGGCGCCGACGTCCTGCCGGCCATCTATAACCGCATGCCGGCAAACGAACAGCAACGGGTCGACGCAATCATCTTGCTGGCCTTCGCCCGCACCGGCAGCTTTGAGATTGAAGTGGAAGGCTGGCTGGGCAACGCCGGCAAAGAAGCCGCGACCGGCCCGGAAATGGCCAAGCTGCCAGCAGACAAGGTGGTGTGCATCTACGGCGCCGAGGAAGTCGACGAGAGCGGCTGCACCGACAAGACCGCCGTCGGCGAAGCCATCAAGCTGCCCGGCGGGCATCACTTCGATGAAAACTATCCGGCGCTGGCCAAGCGGCTGGTGGATATCATCGTCAAGCATCAGGCCAAAGCCGAGTAA
- the recJ gene encoding single-stranded-DNA-specific exonuclease RecJ yields the protein MRIEPRPLPAVLPFLGELPPLLTRLYAARGVQSEAELDKSLARLIPYQQLKGIDAAVDLLVTALEQRQRILIVGDFDADGATASTVGTLGLRLLGAAHVDYLVPNRFEYGYGLTPEIVAVALQREPQLLITVDNGISSVEGVAAAKAAGLKVLVTDHHLPGDELPAADAIVNPNQPDCTFPSKALAGVGVIFYVLMALRARLRSLGWYDNSPQPNIGELLDLVALGSVADVVPLDANNRILVHQGLERIRAGRARPGIKAILEVAKRDHARITSTDLGFILGPRLNAAGRLDDMSLGIECLLTTDIAAAREMAAQLDGMNQDRKSIEQGMQREALAQLKDLPVESMPYGLCLFDPEWHQGVIGILASRMKERYFRPTIAFADAGDGLLKGSGRSVQGFHIRDALAVVASQHPNLIAKYGGHAMAAGLTLPEANFPLFAQAFDAEVRRQLREEDLTGRLLSDGTLAVEEFHLELARALRHAGPWGQHFPEPLFHGVFQLVEQRVVGERHLKVVLKSECGSVKLDGIAFGVDREVWPNPTVRWVELAYKLDVNEYRGNETVQLMIAHIEPR from the coding sequence ATGCGTATCGAACCCCGTCCCTTGCCCGCCGTCCTGCCTTTCCTCGGTGAATTGCCACCGCTGCTGACCCGTCTCTACGCCGCGCGCGGGGTGCAATCGGAAGCCGAGCTGGACAAGAGTCTGGCGCGGTTGATTCCCTATCAGCAGCTCAAGGGCATCGATGCCGCTGTCGACCTGCTGGTCACGGCGCTGGAGCAGCGCCAGCGCATCCTGATCGTCGGTGACTTCGACGCCGACGGCGCCACCGCCAGCACCGTCGGCACACTGGGCCTGCGTTTGCTCGGTGCGGCCCACGTCGATTACCTGGTGCCCAACCGCTTCGAATATGGCTACGGCCTGACGCCGGAGATCGTGGCGGTGGCGCTGCAGCGCGAGCCGCAGTTGCTGATCACCGTGGATAACGGCATCTCCAGCGTCGAGGGCGTGGCGGCGGCGAAGGCGGCGGGGTTGAAGGTGCTGGTGACGGATCACCACTTGCCGGGCGATGAACTGCCGGCGGCGGACGCGATCGTCAATCCGAACCAGCCGGACTGTACCTTCCCCAGCAAGGCGCTGGCCGGTGTCGGCGTGATCTTCTACGTGTTGATGGCCCTGCGTGCGCGCTTGCGCAGCCTGGGCTGGTACGACAACAGCCCGCAGCCGAACATTGGTGAGTTGCTCGACCTGGTGGCCCTTGGCAGCGTTGCCGACGTGGTGCCGCTGGACGCCAACAACCGCATCCTCGTCCATCAGGGCCTGGAACGTATTCGTGCCGGTCGAGCGCGGCCTGGGATCAAGGCAATCCTTGAAGTGGCCAAGCGCGACCATGCCCGTATCACCTCCACTGACCTCGGTTTTATCCTTGGCCCGCGCCTGAATGCGGCCGGGCGCCTGGATGACATGAGCCTGGGCATCGAATGCCTGCTCACCACGGACATTGCCGCCGCACGGGAAATGGCCGCTCAACTGGACGGCATGAACCAGGATCGCAAATCCATCGAGCAAGGCATGCAGCGCGAAGCCCTGGCCCAGCTCAAGGATTTGCCGGTCGAATCGATGCCGTACGGCTTGTGCCTGTTCGACCCGGAGTGGCACCAAGGGGTGATCGGGATCCTGGCGTCGCGCATGAAAGAGCGCTATTTCCGTCCCACCATCGCCTTTGCCGATGCCGGTGATGGCCTGCTCAAGGGCTCCGGGCGTTCCGTACAGGGCTTTCATATCCGTGACGCGCTGGCGGTGGTTGCCAGCCAGCATCCCAACCTGATTGCCAAATATGGCGGTCATGCGATGGCGGCTGGCCTGACCCTGCCCGAAGCGAATTTCCCGTTATTTGCGCAAGCCTTCGATGCCGAGGTGCGTCGGCAACTGCGCGAAGAAGACCTCACCGGTCGGCTGCTCTCCGACGGCACCCTGGCGGTGGAAGAGTTTCACCTGGAGTTGGCCCGCGCACTGCGCCATGCCGGCCCGTGGGGGCAGCACTTTCCCGAGCCATTGTTTCACGGCGTGTTCCAGTTGGTGGAGCAGCGAGTGGTCGGCGAGCGGCACTTGAAGGTGGTGCTCAAGAGCGAATGCGGCTCGGTGAAGCTCGATGGCATTGCGTTTGGAGTCGACCGTGAAGTCTGGCCGAACCCGACGGTGCGTTGGGTGGAGTTGGCCTACAAGCTGGATGTGAACGAGTATCGCGGGAATGAAACGGTGCAGTTGATGATTGCGCATATCGAACCGCGTTAG
- a CDS encoding YaeQ family protein — protein MAQPSTTYKFELNLTDLDRSVYESVKQTIARHPSETEERMTVRLLAYALWYNEQLAFGRGLSDVDEPALWEKSLDDRVLHWIEVGQPDADRLTWCSRRTERTSLLAYGSLRVWEGKVVPVAKNLKNVHIAAVPQEILEVLAKDMPRVIKWDVMISEGTIFVTDDRGQHEVQLEWLVGGRD, from the coding sequence ATGGCCCAGCCGTCCACGACCTACAAATTCGAACTCAATCTCACCGACCTTGACCGTTCGGTGTACGAGAGCGTCAAGCAAACCATCGCCCGTCACCCTTCGGAAACCGAAGAGCGCATGACCGTGCGCCTGCTGGCCTACGCCCTCTGGTACAACGAGCAATTGGCGTTCGGCCGTGGCTTGTCGGACGTCGACGAGCCGGCCCTGTGGGAAAAGAGCCTGGATGACCGGGTATTGCACTGGATCGAAGTCGGCCAGCCGGATGCCGACCGCCTGACCTGGTGCTCGCGCCGTACCGAACGTACCAGCCTGCTGGCGTATGGCAGCCTGCGCGTGTGGGAAGGCAAGGTCGTGCCGGTGGCGAAAAACCTGAAAAACGTGCACATCGCTGCCGTGCCCCAGGAAATCCTCGAGGTTCTGGCCAAGGACATGCCTCGCGTGATCAAGTGGGATGTGATGATCAGCGAAGGCACGATCTTCGTCACCGATGACCGTGGCCAGCACGAAGTGCAGCTGGAATGGCTGGTTGGCGGACGTGATTGA
- a CDS encoding DUF3509 domain-containing protein yields MESISLLLEEALSPYLVTLTTSGVQGECLVTVKNPGGAIMVEREVNRAQLTDKRALVDVVDCLLRDLKIAEGRLEPSVIAALRNAAMTRNPVCA; encoded by the coding sequence ATGGAAAGTATCAGCCTGTTGCTCGAAGAAGCACTGAGCCCTTATCTGGTTACGCTGACCACCTCTGGTGTGCAGGGCGAATGCCTGGTGACCGTGAAGAACCCCGGTGGCGCCATCATGGTCGAGCGCGAAGTCAACCGCGCACAGCTGACCGACAAGCGCGCGCTGGTGGATGTGGTGGATTGTCTGCTGCGCGATTTGAAAATCGCTGAAGGTCGACTCGAGCCCTCGGTCATCGCAGCCTTGCGAAATGCCGCCATGACACGAAACCCGGTCTGCGCATGA
- the thrC gene encoding threonine synthase codes for MRYISTRGQAPALNFEDVLLAGLATDGGLYVPENLPRFTQEEIASWAGLPYHELAFRVMRPFVTGSIPDADFKKILEETYGVFSHSAIAPLRQLNGNEWVLELFHGPTLAFKDFALQLLGRLLDYVLEKRGERVVIIGATSGDTGSAAIEGCKHCENVDIFILHPHKRVSEVQRRQMTTLFGENIHNIAIDGNFDDCQEMVKNSFADQSFLKGTRLVAVNSINWARIMAQIVYYFHASLQLGGPARSVSFSVPTGNFGDIFAGYLARNMGLPINQLIVATNRNDILHRFMSGNQYVKETLHATLSPSMDIMVSSNFERLLFDMHGRNGAALAELMNSFKQGGGFSVEQERWTETRKLFDSLAVDDAQTCETIAEVYAQTGELLDPHTAIGVKAARECRRSLDIPMVILGTAHPVKFPEAVEQAGVGKALELPKHLTDLFEREERYTVLDNDLKAVQAFVSQHGNRGKPL; via the coding sequence ATGCGTTACATCAGCACCCGCGGCCAGGCACCGGCCCTGAATTTCGAAGACGTTCTGCTGGCAGGCCTTGCCACCGACGGCGGCCTGTACGTGCCGGAAAACCTGCCGCGCTTCACCCAGGAAGAAATCGCTTCCTGGGCCGGCCTGCCGTACCACGAACTGGCGTTCCGTGTAATGCGCCCGTTCGTCACCGGCAGCATTCCGGATGCGGACTTCAAAAAGATCCTGGAAGAAACCTACGGCGTATTTTCCCACAGCGCCATCGCGCCCCTGCGCCAGCTGAACGGCAACGAGTGGGTGCTTGAGCTGTTCCACGGCCCCACCCTGGCGTTCAAGGACTTCGCCCTGCAATTGCTCGGTCGCCTGCTGGACTACGTGCTGGAGAAACGCGGCGAGCGCGTGGTGATCATCGGCGCCACCTCGGGTGACACCGGCTCGGCGGCCATCGAAGGCTGCAAGCACTGCGAAAACGTCGACATCTTCATCCTGCACCCGCACAAGCGCGTGTCGGAGGTGCAGCGTCGCCAGATGACCACCCTGTTTGGTGAGAACATCCACAACATCGCCATCGACGGCAACTTCGATGACTGCCAGGAAATGGTCAAGAACAGCTTCGCCGACCAGAGCTTCCTCAAAGGTACACGCCTGGTGGCGGTGAATTCGATCAACTGGGCGCGGATCATGGCCCAGATCGTCTACTACTTCCACGCGTCCCTGCAGCTGGGCGGCCCGGCGCGTTCGGTGTCGTTCTCGGTGCCGACCGGCAACTTCGGCGACATCTTCGCCGGCTACCTGGCACGCAACATGGGCCTGCCGATCAATCAATTGATTGTTGCGACCAACCGCAACGACATCCTGCACCGCTTCATGAGCGGCAACCAGTACGTCAAGGAAACCCTGCACGCCACGCTGTCGCCGTCGATGGACATCATGGTCTCGTCGAACTTCGAACGCCTGCTGTTCGACATGCACGGTCGCAATGGCGCGGCGCTGGCCGAGCTGATGAACAGCTTCAAGCAAGGTGGCGGTTTCAGCGTCGAGCAAGAGCGCTGGACCGAAACCCGCAAGCTGTTCGACTCCTTGGCAGTGGACGACGCGCAGACGTGCGAAACCATCGCTGAAGTCTATGCCCAGACCGGCGAGCTGCTCGACCCGCACACCGCCATCGGAGTGAAAGCCGCCCGCGAGTGCCGTCGCAGCCTGGATATCCCGATGGTGATCCTGGGCACCGCGCACCCGGTCAAATTCCCGGAAGCGGTGGAGCAGGCCGGTGTCGGCAAGGCCTTGGAGCTGCCCAAGCACCTGACTGATCTGTTTGAGCGCGAAGAGCGTTACACGGTGTTGGATAACGACCTGAAGGCGGTGCAGGCGTTTGTCAGCCAGCATGGCAATCGGGGTAAGCCGCTGTAA
- a CDS encoding homoserine dehydrogenase produces MKPVKVGICGLGTVGGGTFNVLQRNAEEISRRAGREIEVAQIATRSPKPQFETTGIAITHDVFAVATNPEIDIVIELVGGYTVARELVLMAIDNGKHVVTANKALIAVHGNEIFARAREKGVIVAFEAAVAGGIPVIKAIREGLSANRINWVAGIINGTGNFILTEMREKGRTFEDVLAEAQALGYAEADPTFDVEGIDAAHKLTILASIAFGIPLQFDKAYTEGITKLTTADVNYAEALGYRIKHLGVARSTPAGIELRVHPTLIPADRLIANVNGVMNAVMVNGDAAGSTLFYGAGAGMEPTASSVIADLVDVVRAMTSDPENRVPHLAFQPDSLSAHPILPIEACESAYYLRIQAQDHPGVLAQVASILSERGINIESIMQKEVEEQNGQVPMILLTHRVLEQHINDAIRALEALQGVVGPVVRIRVEHLN; encoded by the coding sequence GTGAAACCGGTCAAAGTAGGCATCTGTGGGTTAGGGACCGTCGGTGGCGGCACCTTCAACGTACTTCAGCGTAACGCTGAAGAAATTTCCCGCCGTGCAGGGCGCGAGATTGAAGTGGCTCAGATTGCCACGCGTTCGCCAAAGCCTCAGTTCGAAACGACCGGTATTGCGATTACCCACGATGTGTTCGCCGTGGCCACCAACCCTGAAATCGATATCGTCATCGAACTGGTGGGCGGCTACACCGTGGCCCGCGAGCTGGTGCTCATGGCCATCGACAACGGCAAGCACGTGGTCACCGCCAATAAGGCGCTGATCGCCGTGCATGGCAACGAGATCTTCGCCAGGGCGCGTGAAAAGGGCGTGATCGTGGCGTTCGAAGCAGCGGTGGCCGGTGGCATCCCGGTGATCAAGGCGATCCGTGAAGGCCTGTCTGCCAACCGCATCAACTGGGTGGCCGGCATCATCAACGGCACCGGTAACTTCATCCTCACCGAAATGCGCGAGAAGGGCCGTACCTTCGAAGACGTGTTGGCCGAAGCCCAGGCCCTGGGTTACGCCGAAGCCGACCCGACCTTTGACGTGGAAGGCATCGATGCGGCCCACAAGCTGACCATCCTGGCGTCCATCGCCTTTGGTATCCCGCTGCAGTTTGACAAAGCCTACACCGAAGGCATCACCAAGCTGACCACCGCCGACGTGAACTACGCCGAAGCCCTGGGCTACCGCATCAAGCACCTCGGTGTGGCGCGCAGCACCCCGGCCGGTATCGAATTGCGTGTGCACCCGACGCTGATCCCGGCCGACCGCCTGATCGCCAACGTCAATGGCGTGATGAACGCGGTGATGGTCAACGGTGACGCCGCCGGCTCCACCCTGTTCTACGGCGCCGGCGCCGGCATGGAGCCGACCGCTTCATCGGTGATCGCCGACCTGGTGGACGTGGTTCGCGCCATGACCAGCGACCCGGAAAACCGCGTGCCGCACCTGGCCTTCCAGCCGGACTCGCTGTCGGCCCACCCGATCCTGCCGATCGAAGCCTGCGAAAGTGCCTACTACCTGCGCATCCAGGCCCAGGATCATCCGGGCGTGTTGGCCCAGGTGGCCAGCATCCTGTCGGAGCGCGGAATCAACATCGAATCGATCATGCAGAAGGAAGTCGAGGAGCAGAACGGCCAGGTGCCGATGATCCTGCTGACCCACCGCGTGCTCGAACAGCATATCAACGATGCCATCCGAGCCCTCGAAGCTCTCCAAGGCGTGGTTGGGCCGGTCGTCCGTATCCGCGTCGAACATTTGAATTAA
- a CDS encoding thioredoxin fold domain-containing protein, whose product MRLTQIIAAAAIALVSTFAVADDAAEQAIRKSLVNLQLDTPIESISASPMAGLYEVKLKGSRVLYASADGQYIVQGYLFQLKDGKPVNLTEKAERLGVSKLINGIPVAETVVYPAIGETKTHITVFTDTTCPYCHKLHAEVPALNKLGVEVRYVAFPRQGLGSPGDEQLQAVWCSADKKAAMDKMVDGKEIKAAKCANPVSKQFALGQSIGVNGTPAIVLADGQVIPGYQPAPQVAKLALGAK is encoded by the coding sequence ATGCGCTTGACCCAGATTATTGCCGCCGCAGCCATTGCGTTGGTTTCCACCTTTGCTGTCGCCGATGATGCGGCCGAGCAGGCCATTCGCAAGAGTCTGGTCAACCTGCAGCTCGACACCCCCATCGAAAGCATCAGCGCCAGCCCGATGGCCGGCCTGTATGAAGTCAAGCTCAAGGGCAGCCGCGTGCTGTACGCCAGTGCCGACGGCCAGTACATCGTTCAGGGCTACCTGTTCCAGCTCAAGGACGGCAAGCCGGTCAACCTGACCGAGAAAGCCGAGCGCCTTGGCGTGTCCAAGCTGATCAACGGTATTCCGGTGGCTGAAACCGTGGTGTACCCGGCCATCGGTGAAACCAAGACCCACATCACCGTGTTCACCGACACCACCTGCCCGTACTGCCACAAGCTGCACGCCGAAGTGCCTGCGCTGAACAAGCTGGGGGTGGAAGTGCGCTACGTCGCGTTCCCGCGCCAGGGCCTGGGCTCGCCGGGTGATGAGCAGTTGCAAGCGGTCTGGTGCTCGGCCGACAAGAAGGCGGCCATGGACAAGATGGTCGACGGCAAGGAAATCAAGGCGGCCAAATGCGCCAACCCGGTTTCCAAGCAGTTCGCCCTGGGCCAGTCCATCGGCGTGAACGGCACGCCGGCCATCGTTTTGGCCGACGGCCAGGTGATTCCGGGCTACCAGCCGGCACCACAAGTTGCCAAACTGGCACTGGGTGCCAAGTAA
- the xerD gene encoding site-specific tyrosine recombinase XerD, translating into MPAIDHPLIDRFLDALWLEKGLSDNTRQAYRSDLALFNGWLQEKNLELANAGRELILDHLAWRLEQHYKPRSTARFLSGVRGFYRYLLREKLIATDPTLQVDMPQLGRPLPKSLSEADVEALLAAPDLSEAIGQRDRAMLEVLYACGLRVTELISLTLEQVNLRQGVLRVMGKGSKERLVPMGEEAIVWVERYMRDARNELLGGRPSDVLFPSLRGEQMTRQTFWHRIKHQAKVAGIGKTLSPHTLRHAFATHLLNHGADLRVVQMLLGHSDLSTTQIYTHVARARLQDMHAKHHPRG; encoded by the coding sequence ATGCCCGCCATTGACCACCCTTTGATTGATCGCTTTCTTGATGCGCTCTGGCTGGAGAAAGGCCTGTCGGACAACACCCGCCAGGCTTACCGCAGTGACCTGGCCCTGTTCAACGGTTGGTTGCAGGAGAAAAACCTGGAGCTGGCCAATGCCGGGCGTGAGTTGATCCTCGACCACCTGGCCTGGCGCCTCGAACAGCATTACAAGCCCCGTTCGACTGCGAGATTTCTCTCCGGTGTGCGTGGCTTTTATCGCTATTTGTTGCGCGAAAAGCTCATCGCAACCGATCCAACGCTACAGGTCGATATGCCGCAATTGGGCAGGCCTCTTCCCAAGTCTTTGTCGGAAGCTGACGTAGAAGCGCTGTTGGCCGCTCCCGATCTCAGTGAAGCCATCGGCCAGCGCGATCGCGCCATGCTGGAAGTGCTTTACGCCTGCGGACTGCGGGTGACCGAGTTGATCAGCCTGACCCTGGAGCAGGTCAATTTGCGCCAGGGTGTGTTGCGGGTGATGGGCAAGGGCAGCAAGGAGCGCCTGGTGCCGATGGGTGAGGAAGCGATTGTGTGGGTCGAGCGTTACATGCGCGATGCGCGCAACGAATTGCTCGGCGGCCGCCCCAGTGATGTGCTGTTTCCCAGCCTGCGCGGCGAGCAGATGACCCGCCAGACCTTCTGGCACCGCATCAAGCATCAGGCCAAGGTTGCCGGGATCGGCAAGACGCTGTCGCCGCACACTCTGCGCCATGCATTCGCCACGCACTTGCTCAACCATGGCGCGGATTTGCGTGTCGTGCAGATGCTGCTCGGGCACAGTGACCTGTCCACCACGCAGATTTACACCCATGTCGCGCGGGCGCGCTTGCAGGATATGCACGCCAAGCACCATCCGCGCGGCTGA